A single window of Synechococcus sp. CBW1004 DNA harbors:
- a CDS encoding F390 synthetase-related protein: MVERFLILWHFISTRWLRAPRNREKRLRRFLAKAPHFADVMTKSSYLEHFSSLNRHGITLEQATAVALRAECERNFKPELPGGVTVGLSSGTSGARLVFLVGRADRCRWAGQMLARMLNTSSLLQICNVFAKPLRIAFFLRANSNLYGTLSSFRVELEYFDLTQPINELVGRLNNYRPHVLVAPATVLAELARSARVRPKQVISVAEVLDEKDSAAIEEAFGVAVGQIYQAAEGFLGCTCSKGRIHLNEESLDIEPQWLDDEHERFHPLITDFSRETQWFVRHRLDDILRLDPTPCPCGRKTMTLKQIEGRAEEVLWLQDASGALSPVFPDVLRQVLYTHPVERYRIEQHGQRWQVQLLNGNSNAVQSSLESLIDSLRLERPTFDFQPWSAQPLSEKEKRICCITKPV; this comes from the coding sequence GTGGTTGAACGTTTCCTTATACTTTGGCACTTCATCAGCACACGCTGGTTGCGTGCGCCGCGGAATCGAGAGAAACGGTTGCGGCGTTTTCTAGCCAAAGCACCGCATTTTGCAGACGTGATGACGAAAAGTTCCTATCTCGAGCATTTCTCATCGCTGAACCGCCATGGGATCACCCTAGAGCAGGCCACGGCGGTGGCACTGAGGGCGGAGTGTGAGCGTAATTTCAAGCCCGAACTTCCGGGCGGCGTCACGGTGGGATTGTCATCTGGCACTTCGGGTGCACGGCTGGTTTTTCTGGTTGGGCGCGCGGACCGCTGCCGCTGGGCGGGGCAGATGCTGGCGCGGATGTTAAACACGAGCTCATTGTTACAAATCTGCAACGTCTTCGCCAAGCCGTTACGCATCGCATTTTTTCTGCGTGCTAACAGCAATTTATATGGCACACTTTCAAGCTTCCGAGTGGAGCTTGAGTACTTTGATCTCACTCAGCCCATCAATGAACTGGTTGGCCGGCTCAACAACTATCGGCCCCATGTGCTGGTTGCTCCGGCGACAGTATTGGCCGAACTGGCTCGGAGCGCACGCGTACGGCCTAAGCAGGTCATCTCCGTAGCGGAAGTACTGGATGAGAAGGACAGTGCGGCGATTGAAGAGGCCTTCGGCGTAGCCGTTGGACAGATTTACCAAGCTGCGGAGGGATTTCTCGGCTGCACATGCTCAAAGGGTCGTATACATTTGAACGAAGAATCGTTGGATATCGAGCCCCAGTGGCTGGATGACGAGCACGAGCGCTTTCATCCGCTCATTACAGATTTCTCGCGAGAGACACAGTGGTTCGTGCGTCATAGACTAGATGACATTTTACGGCTCGACCCTACGCCGTGTCCGTGCGGACGTAAGACGATGACGCTGAAGCAAATTGAAGGCCGCGCCGAGGAGGTTTTGTGGTTGCAGGATGCCAGCGGCGCCCTCTCACCGGTATTTCCCGATGTGCTGCGGCAAGTGCTCTACACGCATCCAGTAGAGCGTTACCGCATTGAGCAGCACGGTCAGCGCTGGCAAGTCCAACTGCTTAATGGGAATAGTAATGCTGTGCAGTCGTCACTTGAGTCGCTCATCGATAGTTTACGACTAGAACGACCCACGTTTGATTTTCAGCCCTGGAGTGCTCAGCCACTGTCAGAGAAAGAGAAACGTATTTGCTGCATCACGAAGCCAGTATGA
- a CDS encoding RAD52 family DNA repair protein, translating into MTVTTPTRNGRSAPSRPPTALELIRRADATPEPLPAEATPSPQHSQGFSPEQVAALAAPLDRANVRQREQGRGKVNYLEGWQLIAEANRIFGFDGWQRQTIAVRCVAQAERLIGRDQKPGWGVTYTARVRVTVNAGGLPSLIREGTGAGHGIDTDLGQAHESAIKEAETDAMKRALMTFGNPFGLALYDKQQREVTGASGAPTSSVRPAARPAAAQSPNGRPQPTQGPPP; encoded by the coding sequence ATGACCGTCACCACCCCCACCCGCAATGGCCGCAGCGCCCCCAGCCGGCCGCCGACAGCCCTGGAGCTGATCCGCCGGGCTGACGCCACGCCGGAGCCCTTGCCCGCAGAGGCAACGCCCTCACCGCAACACTCACAAGGCTTCTCCCCCGAGCAGGTGGCTGCGCTGGCTGCCCCCCTCGATCGGGCCAATGTCCGCCAGCGGGAGCAGGGCCGCGGGAAGGTCAACTACCTCGAAGGTTGGCAGCTCATCGCCGAGGCCAACCGCATCTTTGGCTTTGACGGTTGGCAGCGGCAGACCATCGCGGTCCGCTGCGTCGCTCAGGCCGAACGGCTGATCGGGCGGGACCAGAAGCCCGGTTGGGGTGTCACCTACACAGCCCGGGTCCGGGTCACCGTCAATGCAGGCGGGCTCCCCTCCCTGATCCGCGAGGGCACCGGGGCTGGCCACGGCATCGACACCGATCTGGGCCAGGCCCATGAATCGGCCATCAAGGAGGCCGAGACCGATGCCATGAAGCGGGCGCTGATGACCTTTGGGAACCCGTTTGGCCTCGCCCTTTACGACAAACAGCAGCGGGAGGTCACTGGGGCCAGCGGGGCACCAACCTCCTCAGTGCGCCCTGCCGCTCGGCCGGCGGCAGCACAGTCGCCCAACGGCAGGCCGCAGCCCACCCAGGGCCCGCCCCCATAG
- a CDS encoding DUF433 domain-containing protein, with product MTLSRIRHDPAVMGGRPCIRGLRITVATILNLMASGATPERILQAYPQLEEADIDEALAYAACQLP from the coding sequence ATGACGTTGTCCCGTATCCGTCACGATCCGGCTGTGATGGGCGGCAGGCCCTGCATCCGTGGCCTGCGCATCACGGTCGCCACGATCCTGAACCTCATGGCCAGTGGTGCCACACCGGAGCGCATCCTGCAGGCGTACCCCCAGCTGGAGGAGGCTGACATCGACGAGGCCCTGGCCTACGCAGCCTGTCAGTTGCCATAA
- a CDS encoding Nif11-like leader peptide family natural product precursor yields the protein MSWSELERLVSDAEASAELRDTLRRCRSRQQLLQAARHLGYRVTRTDLQNAWVEHQRNQDALSANAQAR from the coding sequence ATGAGCTGGTCGGAACTGGAGCGATTGGTCAGCGACGCGGAAGCCAGTGCCGAACTGCGCGACACCCTGCGCCGCTGCCGCAGTCGTCAGCAGCTACTGCAGGCTGCCCGCCACCTGGGCTACCGGGTCACCCGCACCGACCTGCAGAACGCCTGGGTTGAGCATCAACGGAATCAGGACGCTCTCTCAGCTAACGCGCAAGCGCGCTGA
- a CDS encoding 3-oxoacyl-[acyl-carrier-protein] synthase III C-terminal domain-containing protein: protein MNSEYLVRIAGTGVALPERVLTAAELDAELGLPTGEVLRVTGVAKRHTAVLETAAQLAAQAVGSALADAGMGWSELDCLVCASATMDQALPYNAAMVLAELKEFTHRVSTLDVGASCLSFLQALDLMSNAISTGRYANVVIVSADISTFTTTYTNLRENGIFGDGAAAVVLRRGDGTSRIHAVRSVTLPEGVEFCQIRSGGSRYHRRGCPEHSEALFEMRGRQLYALAARELPGFVETLLAEAGVKSSDLALMIPHQASRQALDHVAKLLGFDDGRMVDVFGEFGNQVGASLPTALHFGIHLYGLQRGQKALLLGTGAGVSIGGIVFTY, encoded by the coding sequence ATGAATTCTGAATACCTAGTTCGCATCGCCGGAACAGGAGTTGCCCTACCCGAGAGAGTGCTGACAGCAGCTGAACTGGATGCGGAGCTGGGCTTGCCCACGGGAGAGGTATTGCGTGTTACAGGAGTCGCAAAGCGACATACGGCTGTGCTTGAAACGGCCGCGCAGCTCGCAGCGCAGGCTGTTGGTTCGGCCTTGGCGGATGCGGGCATGGGCTGGAGCGAACTTGACTGCCTCGTCTGCGCCTCGGCCACGATGGATCAAGCCCTGCCTTACAACGCGGCAATGGTTCTCGCTGAGTTGAAGGAATTCACGCACCGTGTGTCGACACTAGACGTGGGGGCAAGCTGCTTGTCCTTTTTGCAGGCGCTAGACCTCATGAGCAACGCCATCTCGACAGGGCGCTATGCGAACGTGGTGATCGTTTCGGCAGATATCTCGACCTTCACGACGACTTACACAAATCTTCGTGAGAACGGAATCTTTGGTGATGGTGCGGCGGCGGTGGTGCTGCGCCGTGGGGACGGCACGTCCCGCATTCATGCTGTGCGCAGCGTAACGCTGCCAGAGGGTGTGGAGTTTTGCCAGATTCGCTCCGGTGGGTCGCGTTATCACCGGCGCGGCTGTCCGGAGCACTCTGAAGCATTGTTTGAAATGCGAGGCCGGCAGCTCTATGCGCTGGCAGCGCGGGAGCTGCCTGGATTCGTCGAGACCCTGCTGGCAGAGGCCGGTGTGAAGAGCTCGGACTTGGCGCTGATGATCCCGCATCAAGCGAGCCGTCAGGCACTGGATCATGTTGCGAAGTTACTCGGCTTTGATGACGGGCGCATGGTCGATGTGTTCGGGGAGTTTGGCAACCAAGTTGGAGCGTCACTACCCACGGCGCTGCATTTTGGGATTCACTTGTATGGTTTGCAGCGGGGGCAAAAAGCGCTGTTGCTCGGCACGGGCGCGGGGGTCTCCATCGGCGGTATTGTTTTCACCTACTGA
- a CDS encoding type II toxin-antitoxin system death-on-curing family toxin, whose amino-acid sequence MPEPQWLDRDLVDALHDQSLRLHGGLAGVRDVHVLEAAIASPRNLWAYDGEENLFRLAAHLLVSLAKAHAYSDGNKRIAIISAVAFLGGNGIELSIGAGELVPQTIRAARCREQDRGVEEEAIALWLELSSRMSSS is encoded by the coding sequence ATGCCTGAGCCGCAGTGGCTCGATCGCGACCTGGTCGATGCGCTTCATGACCAATCGCTGCGCCTGCACGGCGGGCTTGCCGGAGTCCGTGACGTCCATGTTCTGGAAGCAGCGATTGCCTCACCACGCAACCTCTGGGCCTACGACGGGGAAGAGAATCTTTTCCGCCTGGCTGCCCATCTGCTGGTGAGCCTGGCCAAGGCGCATGCCTATAGCGATGGCAATAAACGGATCGCCATCATCTCAGCCGTGGCCTTTCTGGGCGGCAACGGCATTGAGCTCTCGATCGGCGCCGGTGAGCTGGTGCCGCAGACGATTCGGGCAGCACGCTGCCGGGAGCAGGATCGAGGCGTAGAGGAGGAGGCCATCGCGCTCTGGCTCGAGCTTTCCAGTCGCATGAGCTCCTCATGA
- a CDS encoding site-specific integrase yields the protein MPKVVNLQHWEKTFREQVRNLASGWNAVESRGRIRLKVRLPGQAEQSVVLPFEWSNNDVGDAYIRVRSIYKLMDQGLDLRAAADQADGKAPQVIRDWQGAAERFRKQKLQHGNTISEATWDKGYRPVLEMAVSLLSGSRPPGRPLDLIDRCVADWAPGSRMRQIRCQSLSQFLRHCVEREQFPAHWLPPSDLSHHVGRKPAGSEGKGGGDPISDAEILRLIASLPDDAAGLRWRDAIRLMAELGLRPVELLHLSVRMDRSTGEPHWWCNYRKRSGGGITEPRRVYPLPLQDEGALVSWNLLARWQARLIHLPPLQSGNGAADGLGTYLKRQPAWRSLRDEVESRGERLVPYSFRHSYSLRAHRRNLVPSTDREGQTTAQLVRDSGGAARGTADAAGLPCNGLSRGVDPAEGAAAS from the coding sequence ATGCCGAAAGTCGTCAACCTCCAGCACTGGGAGAAGACCTTCAGGGAGCAGGTCCGCAACCTCGCCAGCGGTTGGAACGCGGTCGAATCTCGGGGGCGAATACGTCTCAAGGTGAGACTTCCAGGGCAGGCAGAACAGTCCGTCGTTCTACCTTTTGAGTGGAGCAATAACGACGTTGGTGATGCCTATATTCGTGTCCGTAGCATCTATAAACTGATGGATCAGGGCCTGGATCTTCGCGCTGCTGCTGACCAGGCTGACGGCAAGGCTCCACAGGTGATTCGTGACTGGCAGGGCGCAGCTGAGCGCTTCCGGAAGCAGAAACTCCAGCACGGCAACACCATCTCGGAAGCCACCTGGGACAAGGGCTACCGACCTGTGCTGGAGATGGCGGTGAGTCTGCTCAGCGGCAGCCGCCCGCCTGGGCGGCCCTTGGACCTGATTGACCGCTGTGTGGCTGACTGGGCCCCTGGATCGCGCATGCGACAGATCCGCTGCCAGTCCCTGAGCCAATTTCTGCGGCATTGCGTCGAGCGTGAGCAGTTCCCCGCCCATTGGCTCCCGCCTTCCGACCTGTCCCACCACGTGGGCCGCAAACCCGCAGGTAGTGAGGGGAAGGGCGGTGGCGACCCCATCAGCGATGCCGAAATCCTGCGGTTGATCGCCTCCCTGCCCGACGATGCCGCAGGCCTGCGTTGGCGCGATGCGATCCGGCTGATGGCGGAGCTCGGGCTGCGGCCAGTGGAGCTGCTGCATCTCAGTGTTCGCATGGACCGCAGCACAGGCGAGCCCCACTGGTGGTGCAACTACCGCAAGCGCAGCGGGGGCGGAATCACAGAGCCTCGCAGGGTCTACCCCTTGCCGCTGCAGGACGAAGGAGCCCTCGTGTCGTGGAATCTGCTGGCGCGGTGGCAGGCGAGGCTGATTCACCTCCCGCCGCTTCAGTCTGGAAACGGCGCTGCCGACGGCCTGGGTACCTACCTCAAGCGCCAGCCGGCCTGGCGCAGCCTGCGGGATGAAGTGGAATCCCGCGGCGAGCGGCTGGTGCCGTACTCCTTCCGGCACAGCTACAGCCTGCGGGCCCATCGGCGCAACCTGGTGCCATCCACGGACCGTGAAGGCCAAACAACGGCCCAACTGGTCAGGGATTCAGGCGGTGCTGCTCGGGGAACTGCCGATGCAGCTGGTCTGCCATGCAACGGCCTCTCTCGAGGAGTCGATCCCGCAGAGGGTGCTGCTGCCTCGTAA
- a CDS encoding class I SAM-dependent DNA methyltransferase, which produces MLTGELRNQIDRIWDAFWSGGIANPLEVLEQLTYLLFIRRLDELETLEERRSQRSGQPMRRHIFPEGADPQGRPWSELRWSRFKELGDPSSMFQVVGERVFPFLRELGGEESAYATHMRDARFTIPTPALLTKVVELLDAVPMEDRDTKGDIYEYMLGKLATAGTNGQFRTPRHIIELMVAMTEPTPRDVMVDPACGTCGFPVAVGEYLREHHPEVLSDPDLREHFNHGLFHGFDFDNTMLRIGAMNMLLHGVENPDVSYRDSLSEDSASEENKYTLILANPPFAGSLDYESTSARLQRVVKTKKTELLFMALFLQLLRPGGRAAVIVPDGVLFGSSKAHKELRRTLVEDHFLEGVVSLPSGVFRPYAGVSTAILLFTKTGRGGTDQVWFYDMTADGWSLDDKRNPLLPLEKLGPTPKEALGENEHEKNNLPDCLDRWRHRKDSERGRARTAQSFCVPKEEISAQGYDLSLNRYKVSSDTEN; this is translated from the coding sequence GTGCTCACCGGCGAGCTGCGCAACCAGATCGACCGGATCTGGGATGCCTTCTGGAGCGGCGGCATCGCCAACCCGCTGGAGGTGCTGGAGCAGCTCACCTACCTGCTGTTCATCCGCCGGCTCGATGAGCTGGAAACCCTGGAGGAGCGCCGCAGCCAGCGCTCGGGCCAGCCGATGCGGCGCCACATCTTCCCGGAAGGAGCTGATCCCCAAGGGCGGCCCTGGAGCGAGCTGCGCTGGAGCCGCTTCAAGGAGCTGGGTGATCCATCCTCGATGTTCCAGGTAGTGGGCGAGCGGGTGTTCCCCTTCCTGCGGGAGCTGGGTGGTGAGGAGTCGGCCTACGCCACCCACATGCGTGATGCCCGCTTCACGATCCCAACGCCGGCGCTGCTCACCAAGGTGGTGGAGCTGCTCGATGCGGTGCCGATGGAGGACCGCGACACCAAGGGCGACATCTACGAGTACATGCTCGGCAAGCTGGCCACCGCCGGCACCAACGGCCAGTTCCGCACGCCGCGCCACATCATCGAACTGATGGTGGCGATGACCGAGCCCACGCCGCGCGATGTGATGGTGGATCCCGCCTGCGGCACCTGCGGTTTCCCGGTGGCGGTGGGCGAATACCTGCGTGAACACCACCCGGAGGTGCTCAGCGATCCGGATCTGCGCGAGCACTTCAACCATGGCCTCTTCCATGGTTTCGATTTCGACAACACGATGCTGCGCATCGGCGCGATGAACATGCTGCTGCATGGGGTGGAGAACCCCGATGTCAGCTACCGCGATTCGCTCTCCGAAGACAGCGCCAGCGAGGAGAACAAATACACCCTGATCCTAGCCAACCCGCCGTTCGCCGGCTCACTCGACTACGAGAGCACCAGCGCCCGGCTGCAGCGGGTGGTGAAGACGAAGAAGACCGAGCTGCTGTTCATGGCGTTGTTTCTGCAGCTGCTCAGGCCCGGCGGCAGAGCGGCGGTGATCGTGCCTGATGGCGTGCTGTTCGGCTCAAGCAAGGCCCATAAGGAACTGCGCCGCACCCTGGTGGAAGACCATTTCCTCGAAGGCGTGGTGTCGCTGCCGAGCGGTGTGTTCCGCCCCTATGCCGGTGTGAGCACAGCGATCTTGCTCTTCACCAAGACCGGCCGGGGCGGCACCGATCAGGTGTGGTTCTACGACATGACCGCCGACGGCTGGAGCCTCGACGACAAGCGCAACCCCTTGCTGCCGCTTGAGAAACTCGGCCCGACACCCAAGGAAGCCCTTGGCGAAAACGAGCACGAGAAGAACAACCTGCCCGACTGCCTCGACCGCTGGCGCCATCGCAAGGACTCAGAACGGGGGCGAGCGCGCACCGCTCAGAGCTTCTGCGTGCCCAAGGAGGAGATCAGCGCCCAGGGCTACGACCTCAGCCTCAACCGCTACAAGGTGTCAAGCGACACTGAAAACTGA
- a CDS encoding SLC13 family permease, with protein sequence MSPRPIPAPCAASLRGVRHRRGGGCRRRSRRCGSDAPADRPLWRAQLPVTDLRPAPAHHRGALPWLLLVALLMLVLFITGSSLPVPLDPAAVALGGAVATLFISHHSGLKPVDDLLASIDWATLLYFAAVFVLVGGLERSGALDALATQLAQRVGENVLTSSLWLLLVSAALSALIPNIPLVAALTPLLLEACGRSGLMAAGGIPLPAALPLFEALMLGVVIGGSATVIGSSSNLVAAGVARQHGSRLGFRTWLSYGLPTVGLQLAVAWLWCWLSSR encoded by the coding sequence ATGTCTCCTCGCCCTATCCCTGCTCCTTGCGCCGCCTCCCTGCGCGGCGTTCGGCATCGGCGCGGCGGTGGCTGTCGCCGCCGATCTCGACGATGTGGCAGTGATGCACCAGCCGATCGCCCCCTGTGGCGCGCCCAGCTACCGGTCACCGACCTGCGGCCGGCTCCGGCCCACCATCGCGGCGCCCTGCCGTGGCTGCTGCTGGTGGCGCTGTTGATGCTGGTGCTGTTCATCACCGGCAGCTCCCTGCCCGTGCCGCTCGATCCGGCCGCGGTGGCCCTCGGCGGCGCGGTGGCCACCCTGTTCATCAGCCACCACAGCGGCCTGAAACCGGTGGACGATTTGCTGGCCTCGATCGACTGGGCGACGCTGCTCTATTTCGCCGCCGTGTTCGTGCTGGTGGGGGGCCTGGAGCGCAGCGGTGCCCTCGATGCCCTGGCGACCCAGCTGGCCCAGCGCGTGGGGGAGAACGTGCTGACCAGCAGCCTGTGGCTGCTGCTGGTGAGTGCCGCCCTCTCGGCCCTGATCCCCAACATCCCCTTGGTGGCGGCCTTGACGCCGCTGCTGCTGGAGGCCTGCGGTCGCAGCGGGCTGATGGCGGCAGGGGGGATTCCGCTGCCGGCCGCCCTTCCCCTCTTCGAAGCCCTGATGCTGGGGGTGGTGATCGGCGGCAGCGCCACGGTGATCGGCTCCTCCTCCAACCTCGTAGCGGCCGGGGTGGCCCGGCAACACGGGTCGCGGCTGGGCTTCCGCACCTGGCTGTCCTACGGCCTGCCGACTGTGGGGCTGCAGCTGGCGGTGGCCTGGCTGTGGTGCTGGCTGAGCAGCCGTTGA
- a CDS encoding MBL fold metallo-hydrolase: MNKPFAIRVKFDLLKVGHCQHPECMALRSGGRRAIDFPALVGLIEHPQRGLMLYDTGYSRHFHEATKRFPECLYRMITPVTLPPPEEELLAQLESRGIRASDIETIIISHFHADHVAGLRDFPKASFIATRSEHTLCKQKNRLGRLRRAYMRELLPQDMEKRLQYAEMMPLIPLPDAWKPFEAMHDLLHDGSLLGVDLPGHTASQLGLAFYADKPIFLIGDSCWKIEGLIRGKKPSPLAYLVFDDGEAYDATFAKLRALYLSPHAPLVIPSHCTTTWRQYGGSRRIQRG; this comes from the coding sequence ATGAACAAACCGTTTGCCATCCGCGTAAAGTTTGATCTGTTAAAGGTCGGCCATTGCCAACACCCAGAGTGCATGGCACTCAGGAGTGGTGGTCGGCGTGCAATCGATTTTCCCGCGCTGGTCGGGCTCATCGAGCATCCACAGCGCGGGCTAATGCTTTACGACACAGGCTACTCGCGGCACTTCCACGAAGCCACGAAACGCTTTCCAGAGTGTCTCTATCGCATGATCACTCCGGTGACGCTGCCACCGCCAGAGGAGGAACTGCTCGCACAACTTGAATCGCGCGGCATCCGCGCCTCAGATATTGAGACGATCATCATTTCGCACTTCCATGCAGATCACGTGGCGGGGCTACGTGACTTTCCGAAGGCAAGTTTCATCGCCACCCGCTCCGAACATACGCTGTGTAAGCAAAAAAACCGCCTAGGACGCCTGCGTCGAGCTTACATGCGCGAGTTGCTGCCGCAAGATATGGAAAAGCGCCTCCAATATGCCGAGATGATGCCACTCATACCTCTGCCAGACGCGTGGAAACCCTTTGAAGCGATGCACGATTTGCTGCACGATGGCAGTTTGCTCGGAGTTGATCTGCCGGGGCATACGGCTTCCCAGCTCGGCCTGGCTTTTTATGCGGATAAGCCGATTTTCCTCATTGGGGATTCCTGCTGGAAAATCGAAGGTCTGATTCGCGGCAAGAAGCCCTCACCGCTGGCATATCTAGTTTTTGATGATGGCGAGGCCTACGACGCCACCTTCGCAAAACTGCGTGCCCTGTATCTTTCACCACATGCGCCGCTGGTCATTCCGTCACACTGCACCACGACTTGGCGTCAATATGGGGGCAGCCGGAGGATCCAGCGTGGTTGA
- a CDS encoding siphovirus Gp157 family protein, whose protein sequence is MAVLSASSSALIPVPPAAVGPACSLQRSGSLWQLGIEAQELTTAIGLLAEQLEADDDDTRSQGLAELEAALLAEEGNKAALAAKADATCWVIEHLRGQAAYRQQQAKRLTELSRSDASRADALEESLVLVLTRLQPAATRFSFPNHELTSRKSQAVEIDDEDALPSEWLSFATTSKPDKAAIKEALKAGRQITGAQLVSRRSWRIH, encoded by the coding sequence ATGGCTGTCCTCTCTGCTTCCTCCTCCGCCCTTATCCCAGTCCCGCCCGCTGCCGTCGGCCCGGCCTGCTCCCTGCAGCGTTCCGGTTCCCTGTGGCAGCTGGGCATCGAGGCCCAGGAGCTCACCACCGCCATCGGTCTGCTCGCCGAGCAGCTGGAGGCCGATGACGACGACACCCGATCCCAGGGCCTCGCCGAGCTGGAGGCCGCCTTGCTGGCCGAGGAAGGCAATAAGGCGGCCCTGGCCGCCAAGGCCGATGCCACCTGCTGGGTGATCGAGCACCTGCGAGGTCAGGCCGCCTATCGCCAGCAGCAGGCCAAGCGGCTCACTGAGCTGTCCCGGTCCGATGCCAGCCGCGCCGATGCCCTGGAGGAATCTCTGGTCCTGGTCCTCACCCGCCTGCAGCCAGCGGCCACCCGTTTCTCGTTCCCCAATCACGAGCTCACCTCCCGCAAGTCCCAGGCCGTCGAAATCGACGACGAAGACGCCCTCCCCTCTGAGTGGCTGAGCTTCGCCACCACCAGCAAGCCCGACAAAGCCGCCATCAAAGAAGCCCTCAAAGCCGGCCGGCAGATCACCGGCGCCCAGCTCGTCTCCCGCCGCTCCTGGCGCATCCACTGA
- a CDS encoding NAD(P)-dependent oxidoreductase: MKTRILITGASGFVGSSFCMQHEKREDVEIRGLGRRPMDLPDYIRMDLTKPLRLDWSPDVVIHAAARSSPWGSLKQYRQQNVLATKHVVEFCEMQRVRKLIYISSSSVFYRKGDQFGLTEYSPIGPTFVNAYAQTKFEGERVACAYSGDCCVLRPRAVFGPRDTVLFPRLLRAAQQGRMISITRPGPPAVGDLIYIDTLCDYMLAAALNPAVTGDFNLTNHQPVEIQSFIADVFARLDLPAVTRAIPRAKAMRVAWLLEKIFGLLMPWREPPITRFGVEVLSSTKTFDASQCLRVLGPPSVSLEEGVRRFVEWQKHQL, from the coding sequence ATGAAAACAAGAATCCTCATCACCGGTGCATCTGGCTTTGTCGGAAGTTCCTTCTGCATGCAGCATGAGAAACGTGAGGATGTGGAAATTCGCGGCCTAGGACGTCGCCCGATGGATTTGCCTGACTACATCCGTATGGACCTGACGAAGCCGCTGCGGCTTGACTGGTCGCCGGATGTGGTGATCCATGCGGCTGCACGTTCGTCACCCTGGGGGAGTTTAAAACAGTATCGGCAGCAGAACGTACTAGCCACGAAACATGTGGTCGAGTTTTGCGAAATGCAAAGGGTGCGCAAGCTGATCTACATTTCTTCCAGCTCTGTGTTCTATCGAAAGGGCGACCAGTTCGGGCTCACGGAGTACTCGCCAATTGGCCCGACGTTTGTGAATGCGTATGCGCAAACGAAATTCGAAGGCGAGCGGGTCGCGTGCGCCTATTCCGGTGATTGCTGTGTGCTGAGGCCCCGCGCAGTGTTCGGTCCGCGGGACACCGTGCTTTTTCCACGGTTGCTCAGGGCCGCGCAGCAGGGGCGCATGATTTCGATCACTCGGCCTGGTCCACCTGCCGTCGGTGATTTGATCTACATCGATACACTGTGTGACTACATGCTGGCTGCCGCGCTGAATCCGGCAGTGACAGGGGACTTTAACCTTACCAATCATCAGCCAGTGGAGATACAGTCCTTCATTGCTGATGTGTTTGCACGCCTCGATCTGCCCGCTGTCACAAGGGCCATTCCTAGGGCAAAGGCCATGCGTGTGGCGTGGCTGCTGGAGAAGATCTTTGGTCTGTTGATGCCCTGGCGGGAGCCGCCGATCACGCGTTTCGGGGTCGAGGTGCTAAGCAGCACCAAGACCTTTGATGCTAGTCAATGCCTTCGTGTGCTTGGGCCTCCAAGCGTGAGCCTTGAGGAGGGTGTCAGGCGATTTGTGGAATGGCAAAAGCATCAACTCTAA